The region TTCTAAAATTAGTTGCGTGAAGATTTTTTTTTGCCATTTTTATATCCTAGCCTTCTTTCAAGTTTCAGAAACACCTGATAACTTAATCGACATCACCGGAAAATCCTTTAGAGATTTAAGAAAACTTTTTTCAGTACCATTGACAGCAACATATCCGATAAATATATCAACAGTGCCCGAGAAGTGGCAGTGGCTATGCTGTAGCCGTTGTTACTAATGTTAAAAGTCTATCATTTCAGATATATAAGGAGAGAAACTTGGAAAAATCCATGGAACAATTCAAGACTACACTTGACGAACACCATGATTGGCCCTGTGACTACACATTCAAATTCATAGTGCCGGCCAAAGCCCTTGCGGAGCTTAAATCCATGCTTGAAGGGATTCCCCACTCGGAAAAAGATTCCAAAACAGGCAAGTATACCAGCGTTTCCGTGACAATTTGTGCCTCGTGTTCCGATGAAATCGTGACCATATACCAGAAAGCCGCTACTATCGAAGGTCTCATTTCCCTGTAAAGAATGAAGCAACTCCGGGTTGACTTCCATCACACCTTGTTTAAAGATGACGCCGCTCATTTTTGAGCTTTTTTTATTTTTTTCATATTCACCAAAACGGCTGCTTGCTTTTCCACAGCATGCGAACATTTGTTCATTATAATAGTAAGATATTGGTATTTCTGCCTTTATTATGAACATCTTTTTTTAGCTGTAAAAAATGTTTAAACGGCCTTAATTAATATTATATCCTTAAGATAGTTCCGGAGGACTTTTTCAGTCATGAGCGATTATAAAAAGACC is a window of Maridesulfovibrio sp. DNA encoding:
- a CDS encoding DUF493 family protein, coding for MEKSMEQFKTTLDEHHDWPCDYTFKFIVPAKALAELKSMLEGIPHSEKDSKTGKYTSVSVTICASCSDEIVTIYQKAATIEGLISL